Proteins from a single region of Pseudomonas sp. BSw22131:
- the purM gene encoding phosphoribosylformylglycinamidine cyclo-ligase, whose product MSKQPSLSYKDAGVDIDAGEALVERIKSVAKRTKRPEVMGGLGGFGALCEIPAGYKQPVLVSGTDGVGTKLRLALNLNKHDTIGIDLVAMCVNDLVVCGAEPLFFLDYYATGKLNVDTAAQVVTGIGAGCELAGCSLVGGETAEMPGMYEGEDYDLAGFCVGVVEKAEIIDGSKVMAGDALIALPSSGPHSNGYSLIRKIIEVAGADIENIQLDGKPLTELLMAPTRIYVKQLLKLIKDTGAVKAMAHITGGGLLDNIPRVLPEGAQAVVDVASWTRPAVFDWLQAQGNVDEHEMHRVLNCGVGMVICVAQEHVEVALQSLRDAGEQPWVIGQIGTAAAGAAQVELKNIKAH is encoded by the coding sequence ATGAGCAAGCAACCCTCCCTGAGCTACAAAGACGCCGGTGTAGACATCGACGCCGGTGAAGCATTGGTCGAACGCATCAAGAGCGTTGCCAAGCGCACCAAGCGCCCGGAAGTGATGGGCGGCCTTGGGGGCTTCGGCGCGCTCTGCGAGATTCCGGCCGGTTACAAACAGCCGGTGCTGGTATCCGGTACTGACGGCGTTGGCACCAAGCTGCGCCTTGCACTGAACCTCAACAAACACGACACCATCGGCATCGACCTGGTCGCCATGTGCGTCAACGATCTGGTGGTATGCGGCGCCGAGCCGCTGTTCTTCCTCGACTACTACGCCACCGGCAAGCTGAATGTCGACACGGCCGCCCAGGTTGTAACCGGCATCGGCGCAGGCTGCGAACTGGCAGGCTGCTCGCTGGTTGGCGGCGAAACCGCTGAAATGCCTGGCATGTACGAAGGCGAAGATTACGACCTGGCAGGTTTCTGCGTCGGCGTCGTTGAAAAAGCCGAGATCATCGACGGCTCCAAAGTCATGGCTGGCGATGCGCTCATCGCCCTCCCGTCTTCCGGCCCGCACTCCAACGGCTACTCGCTGATTCGCAAAATCATCGAAGTGGCAGGCGCCGACATCGAAAACATCCAGCTCGACGGCAAACCGCTGACCGAACTGCTGATGGCCCCGACCCGCATCTACGTCAAGCAACTGCTCAAGCTGATCAAGGACACCGGCGCCGTCAAGGCGATGGCCCATATCACCGGCGGCGGTCTGCTGGACAACATTCCGCGTGTATTGCCAGAAGGCGCTCAGGCAGTGGTCGACGTGGCCAGCTGGACCCGTCCTGCTGTGTTCGACTGGCTGCAGGCCCAAGGCAACGTCGACGAACACGAGATGCACCGCGTGCTCAACTGCGGCGTCGGCATGGTCATCTGCGTAGCCCAGGAACACGTTGAAGTGGCCCTCCAGTCGCTGCGTGACGCGGGCGAGCAGCCTTGGGTCATCGGCCAGATCGGCACTGCCGCGGCAGGCGCTGCGCAAGTAGAGCTGAAAAACATCAAGGCTCATTGA
- the purN gene encoding phosphoribosylglycinamide formyltransferase codes for MHDTCNVVVLLSGTGGNLQAMIDSFQSAASPARIRAVISNRADAYGLERARNAGIDTRVLDHTAYEGREAFDAALIDQIDAFKPELVVLAGFMRILSANFVRHYQGRLLNIHPSLLPLYKGLHTHQRVLEAGDAEHGCSVHFVTEELDGGPLVVQAIVCVQSSDSPGTLAQRVHALEHRIYPLAVRWFAEGRLSLGEQGALLDGQLLGPNGHLIPAI; via the coding sequence ATGCACGACACCTGTAATGTCGTGGTGCTGTTATCCGGCACCGGCGGCAACCTGCAAGCGATGATCGACAGCTTTCAGAGTGCCGCCAGCCCTGCCCGCATCCGTGCAGTGATCTCCAACCGCGCTGATGCCTACGGGCTTGAGCGCGCACGCAACGCGGGGATCGACACCCGAGTGCTGGATCACACGGCGTACGAAGGTCGCGAGGCCTTCGACGCAGCGTTGATCGACCAGATCGACGCGTTCAAACCTGAACTGGTTGTCCTTGCCGGCTTCATGCGGATCCTCAGCGCGAACTTCGTTCGCCACTATCAGGGTCGCCTGCTGAACATCCACCCTTCACTGCTTCCGCTGTATAAAGGCTTGCACACGCATCAACGCGTGCTGGAGGCCGGCGATGCAGAGCACGGCTGCAGCGTGCACTTTGTCACCGAGGAACTCGACGGTGGGCCTCTGGTCGTACAGGCTATTGTTTGTGTACAGTCGAGCGACTCGCCCGGCACCTTGGCGCAACGGGTTCATGCCCTGGAACACCGGATTTATCCACTGGCCGTACGCTGGTTCGCAGAAGGCCGGTTGAGTCTTGGCGAACAAGGTGCATTATTGGACGGTCAGCTGTTAGGGCCTAACGGCCACTTGATTCCGGCTATTTAA
- a CDS encoding DUF3108 domain-containing protein: protein MRRALLFAFALLALPAVNAADLQPFSASYTADWKQLPMSGGSASRSLEKNANGTWSLSFKASMMIASLTEVSTIKVDKDTLMPQTYHFERGGLGKSKTVDLVFDWPTKFITGTDRGDAVKIPLNTGVLDKSTYQLALQHDVAAGKKSMSYQVVDGDEVDTYDFRVLGPEKVETKVGSVDAIKVERVRDPTQNKRITVMWFAKDWDYLLVRLQQVETDGKEYNIMLQDGNVNGKTVKGS, encoded by the coding sequence ATGCGTCGCGCTTTGCTCTTCGCTTTCGCTCTGCTCGCACTTCCTGCGGTCAACGCGGCAGACCTTCAACCCTTCTCCGCCAGCTACACCGCCGACTGGAAACAGCTGCCGATGAGTGGCGGCAGCGCCTCGCGTAGCCTCGAAAAGAATGCCAACGGCACCTGGAGCCTGAGCTTCAAGGCATCGATGATGATTGCCAGCCTCACCGAAGTCAGCACCATTAAGGTCGACAAGGACACGCTGATGCCACAGACCTACCACTTCGAACGTGGCGGCTTGGGCAAAAGCAAAACGGTTGATCTGGTGTTCGACTGGCCCACCAAGTTCATCACCGGGACGGATCGTGGCGATGCGGTGAAAATCCCGCTCAACACCGGCGTTCTCGACAAGTCCACCTACCAGCTCGCGCTGCAGCATGACGTGGCTGCCGGCAAGAAGAGCATGAGTTATCAGGTAGTCGATGGTGACGAGGTTGATACCTACGACTTCCGCGTGCTGGGTCCGGAAAAGGTCGAGACCAAAGTCGGCTCGGTCGATGCCATCAAGGTCGAGCGCGTGCGTGATCCAACGCAGAACAAACGCATCACAGTGATGTGGTTCGCCAAAGACTGGGATTACCTGCTGGTTCGCCTGCAACAGGTCGAAACCGACGGCAAGGAATACAACATCATGCTGCAAGACGGCAACGTCAACGGCAAAACGGTCAAGGGCAGCTGA
- a CDS encoding DUF3110 domain-containing protein, whose product MTVTVSERDDAHISHETIADSIQIWDVRQQDQLVGMFHHESDAQRYAAELEEQEKKRLSV is encoded by the coding sequence ATGACGGTAACTGTGAGTGAACGCGACGACGCCCATATCTCCCATGAAACCATTGCAGATAGCATTCAGATCTGGGACGTACGCCAACAAGACCAGCTGGTAGGGATGTTCCACCACGAATCGGACGCACAGCGTTACGCAGCAGAGCTGGAAGAGCAGGAAAAGAAACGTCTATCTGTATAA
- a CDS encoding DUF2058 domain-containing protein, translating to MAGISLRDQLLKAGLVNEKQAKQVSKSKQKEQRLVHKGQAVADDTQKRAAQEAMAEKAKRDQELNRQQQEKAELKARTAQVKQLIEATRLPKLTTEDYYNFVDDKKVKRLSVNPLMRSKLSNGSLAIVHHGGGYEVIPREAALKIQERDPRRIVMLSEPTEEVDGDDPYAAYKIPDDLMW from the coding sequence ATGGCGGGTATTTCACTTCGCGACCAGTTGCTCAAGGCAGGTCTGGTCAACGAAAAGCAGGCCAAACAGGTCTCCAAGAGCAAACAGAAGGAGCAACGCCTGGTCCATAAAGGCCAGGCGGTGGCGGACGACACTCAAAAGCGTGCGGCGCAGGAAGCGATGGCAGAAAAGGCTAAACGCGATCAGGAGCTTAACCGCCAGCAGCAGGAAAAGGCTGAGCTCAAGGCCCGTACCGCGCAGGTCAAGCAATTGATCGAGGCCACGCGGTTGCCGAAGCTGACCACTGAGGATTACTACAACTTCGTTGATGACAAGAAGGTCAAGCGCCTGTCGGTCAACCCGCTGATGCGCAGCAAGTTGAGCAATGGCTCGCTGGCGATCGTGCATCACGGTGGCGGATATGAGGTCATCCCGCGCGAGGCTGCGCTGAAGATTCAGGAGCGCGACCCACGGCGCATCGTCATGCTCAGTGAGCCTACGGAAGAGGTCGATGGCGATGATCCGTACGCGGCTTACAAGATCCCTGATGATTTGATGTGGTGA
- the mazG gene encoding nucleoside triphosphate pyrophosphohydrolase, with protein MYTLLDLLHLMARLRDPEFGCPWDVKQNYATIVPHTLEEAYEVADAIERGDFDDLRGELGDLLFQVVYYSQLAREEGRFEFDGVVDGITRKLIRRHPHVFPTGDLYAPLETPRLSEDQVKQRWEEIKAEERAAKAHAPEQLSLLDDVPAVLPALSRAAKLQKRAAQVGFDWPDALPVVDKVREELDEVLEAMADNDREGIAEEVGDLLFVVVNLARHLKVDPENALRAANGKFERRFRFIEQALRDTRRPIEDCTLEEMDALWGEAKRQEKNTPSCG; from the coding sequence ATGTACACACTACTAGACCTGCTGCATCTCATGGCCCGCTTGCGCGACCCGGAATTCGGTTGCCCGTGGGACGTGAAGCAGAACTACGCGACCATCGTTCCTCACACCTTGGAAGAGGCCTACGAAGTAGCCGACGCTATCGAGCGCGGCGATTTTGATGACTTGCGCGGCGAGTTGGGCGATCTGCTGTTTCAAGTGGTGTATTACAGCCAGTTGGCACGCGAGGAAGGGCGTTTTGAGTTTGATGGCGTGGTCGATGGCATCACCCGCAAATTGATTCGTCGCCACCCCCATGTATTCCCCACGGGCGATTTGTACGCGCCGCTGGAAACCCCGCGTCTGAGCGAAGACCAGGTCAAGCAACGCTGGGAAGAGATCAAGGCAGAGGAGCGTGCAGCCAAGGCTCATGCGCCTGAACAGCTGTCGCTACTCGATGATGTGCCAGCGGTATTACCCGCCTTGTCGCGCGCGGCCAAATTGCAGAAGCGCGCCGCGCAGGTTGGTTTCGACTGGCCGGACGCGTTGCCCGTGGTGGACAAGGTTCGCGAGGAGCTGGACGAGGTACTTGAGGCGATGGCCGATAACGACCGCGAAGGGATTGCCGAAGAAGTCGGCGACCTGCTGTTTGTAGTGGTCAATCTTGCGCGTCATTTGAAAGTCGACCCCGAAAACGCTTTACGCGCAGCGAACGGCAAATTCGAGCGTCGCTTCCGTTTCATCGAACAGGCATTGCGCGACACCCGGCGTCCCATAGAAGATTGCACCCTCGAAGAAATGGACGCGCTCTGGGGCGAAGCCAAACGTCAGGAAAAGAACACGCCCAGTTGCGGCTGA
- the relA gene encoding GTP diphosphokinase, whose amino-acid sequence MVQVRAHQPINIDGSINLDAWLDHVVSVDLAVDRQALKEACEFVRQAEQQDNAAKNLWAEGTSSFQTGLEMAEILADLKLDQDSLIAAVIYRSVREGKIPLPDVSQRFGATVSKLIDGVLRMAAISASLSPRQSLVLGTQAQVENLRKMLVAMVDDVRVALIKLAERTCAIRAVKNTDDEKRNRVAREVFDIYAPLAHRLGIGHIKWELEDLSFRYLEPEQYKQIAKLLHERRLDRERFITDVMSQLENELLATGVKADISGRAKHIYSIWRKMQRKGLEFSQIYDVRAVRVLVPEMRDCYTALGIVHTLWRHIPKEFDDYIANPKENGYRSLHTAVIGPEGKVLEVQIRTHAMHEEAELGVCAHWRYKGTDVKASSSHYEEKISWLRQVLEWHEELGDIGGLAEQLRVDIEPDRVYVFTPDGHAIDLPKGSTPLDFAYRVHTEIGHNCRGAKINGRIVPLNYSLQTGEQVEIITSKHGTPSRDWLNSNLGYITTSRARAKIVHWFKLQARDQNVAAGRTLIERELARLALPQVDFDKLAEKANFKIAEDMFAALGAGDLRLAQLVNLAQQLVEPERGNEQLELIPRKATGYKPGKRGDIQIQGVGNLMTQMAGCCQPLPGDAIVGYITQGRGVSIHRQDCASVLQLGGREPERIIQVSWGPVPVLTYPVDIIIRAYDRSGLLRDVSQILLNERINVLAVNTRSNKEDNTALMSLTIEIPGLDALGRLLGRISQLPNIIETRRNRTP is encoded by the coding sequence ATGGTACAGGTGAGAGCACACCAGCCGATCAACATAGACGGCAGTATCAATCTCGACGCGTGGCTGGACCACGTCGTCAGCGTCGATCTCGCGGTGGATCGACAAGCATTGAAAGAAGCCTGCGAATTCGTTCGACAGGCCGAGCAGCAGGACAACGCCGCCAAGAATCTCTGGGCGGAGGGCACGTCGAGTTTTCAGACGGGCCTGGAAATGGCTGAAATCCTGGCCGACCTCAAGCTCGATCAGGACTCGCTGATTGCCGCGGTTATCTACCGCAGTGTGCGTGAAGGCAAGATCCCGTTGCCTGACGTCAGCCAGCGTTTCGGCGCGACTGTCAGCAAGCTGATCGACGGCGTGCTGCGCATGGCGGCGATCAGTGCCAGCCTCAGCCCGCGACAATCGCTGGTGTTGGGCACCCAGGCGCAGGTCGAGAACCTGCGCAAGATGCTCGTCGCCATGGTCGATGATGTGCGGGTGGCCCTTATCAAGCTGGCCGAACGCACCTGTGCGATCCGCGCTGTAAAAAATACCGACGACGAAAAGCGCAACCGCGTTGCCCGGGAAGTCTTCGACATCTACGCGCCGCTTGCCCACCGCCTGGGGATCGGACACATCAAATGGGAGCTGGAGGACCTGTCCTTTCGCTACCTCGAACCCGAACAGTACAAACAGATCGCCAAGCTGCTGCACGAGCGTCGGCTAGACCGCGAGCGCTTCATCACCGACGTGATGTCGCAGCTGGAAAACGAGTTGCTGGCCACCGGCGTCAAAGCCGACATCAGTGGCCGGGCGAAGCACATCTATTCCATCTGGCGAAAGATGCAGCGCAAAGGTCTGGAATTCAGCCAGATCTACGACGTACGTGCTGTGCGTGTGCTGGTCCCGGAAATGCGCGATTGCTACACCGCGCTCGGCATCGTCCATACCTTGTGGCGGCACATTCCCAAGGAGTTCGACGACTACATCGCCAACCCCAAGGAAAACGGCTACCGCTCGCTGCACACCGCCGTCATCGGACCGGAAGGCAAGGTGCTGGAGGTGCAGATCCGCACTCACGCCATGCACGAAGAAGCCGAACTGGGCGTCTGCGCGCACTGGCGTTACAAGGGCACTGACGTCAAGGCCAGCTCCAGTCACTACGAAGAGAAAATCTCGTGGCTGCGTCAGGTCCTGGAGTGGCATGAAGAGCTCGGTGATATCGGCGGCCTGGCTGAACAGCTGCGCGTCGACATCGAGCCGGACCGGGTTTACGTCTTCACCCCTGACGGCCACGCCATTGACTTGCCCAAGGGCTCGACGCCGCTGGATTTCGCCTACCGCGTGCATACCGAGATTGGTCACAACTGCCGTGGGGCCAAGATCAACGGGCGCATCGTGCCGCTCAACTACAGCCTGCAGACCGGCGAACAGGTCGAGATCATCACCAGCAAGCACGGCACGCCGAGCCGCGACTGGCTGAACTCCAACCTGGGTTACATCACCACCTCGCGGGCCCGTGCGAAGATTGTTCACTGGTTCAAATTGCAGGCGCGCGACCAGAACGTCGCAGCCGGTAGAACGCTCATCGAGCGTGAATTGGCGCGCCTGGCGCTGCCGCAGGTGGACTTCGACAAGTTGGCGGAAAAAGCCAATTTCAAGATAGCCGAAGACATGTTCGCGGCCTTGGGTGCGGGCGACCTGCGCCTGGCGCAACTGGTCAATCTGGCGCAGCAACTGGTCGAGCCTGAGCGTGGCAACGAGCAGCTTGAGCTGATCCCGCGCAAAGCCACTGGCTACAAGCCTGGCAAGCGCGGCGATATCCAGATTCAGGGTGTCGGTAATCTGATGACGCAAATGGCCGGCTGCTGCCAGCCGCTGCCAGGCGATGCGATTGTCGGTTACATCACCCAAGGGCGTGGCGTGAGCATTCACCGCCAGGATTGTGCCTCGGTGTTGCAGCTGGGTGGGCGCGAGCCAGAGCGGATCATTCAGGTCAGTTGGGGCCCGGTGCCGGTGCTCACCTACCCGGTGGACATCATCATTCGCGCGTACGACCGTTCCGGCTTGCTGCGTGACGTCTCGCAGATCCTGCTCAACGAACGGATCAACGTGCTGGCGGTCAACACTCGCTCGAACAAGGAAGACAACACCGCGTTGATGTCGCTGACCATCGAAATCCCCGGGCTGGACGCGCTGGGACGGTTGTTGGGCAGAATTTCCCAGCTGCCGAATATCATCGAAACGCGGCGTAATCGGACGCCTTGA
- the rlmD gene encoding 23S rRNA (uracil(1939)-C(5))-methyltransferase RlmD: MAKHERGLRFQPTGGTKATQIPTGKKQRLTIERLANDGRGIAFVEGRTWFVAGSLAGEEVEARVLGAHGKIVEARTERVFTPSAMRRPAPCVHFGRCGGCSVQQMPHDEQLALKQRMLAEQLRRVAGIEPEEWAEPLSGPEFAYRRRARVAVRWDVKAKRLDVGFRAASSQDIIGINECPVLVQALQPIMTALPEMLRRLGTPKALGHVELFSGSSTAILLRHMAPLAESDIAILQGFCEAHDAQLWLHGEEGPQPFDPSQTLGYHLAPWDLRLAYRPGDFVQVNEAVNTAMIEQALEWLAPREDERVLDLFCGLGNFALPLAQRTREVVAIEGVATMVERAAGNAASNNLHNVKFYQADLSQPLDKAEWATEGFSAALLDPPRDGAFEVVGKLKSLGAERLLYVSCNPATLARDSVELIQQGYRLKRAGILDMFPQTAHVEAMALFEASK, encoded by the coding sequence ATGGCCAAGCATGAGCGAGGCCTGCGCTTCCAGCCTACCGGCGGGACCAAGGCAACACAGATTCCGACCGGCAAGAAACAGCGCCTGACTATCGAGCGGCTGGCCAACGACGGACGCGGAATCGCGTTTGTCGAAGGCCGGACCTGGTTCGTCGCGGGCAGCCTGGCGGGCGAAGAAGTCGAAGCGCGTGTGCTCGGTGCTCACGGCAAAATCGTCGAAGCGCGCACCGAGCGCGTGTTCACTCCCAGCGCCATGCGCCGCCCTGCACCGTGCGTGCATTTCGGGCGTTGCGGGGGTTGCAGTGTTCAGCAGATGCCCCACGACGAACAGCTTGCCCTGAAACAGCGCATGCTCGCCGAGCAACTGCGCCGTGTCGCCGGCATCGAACCCGAAGAGTGGGCCGAGCCGCTGAGCGGGCCGGAATTCGCCTACCGCCGACGCGCTCGGGTCGCCGTGCGCTGGGACGTCAAGGCAAAACGGCTGGACGTCGGTTTCCGCGCTGCGTCCAGCCAGGACATCATCGGCATCAACGAATGTCCGGTGCTGGTACAGGCCTTGCAGCCAATCATGACAGCACTGCCCGAGATGCTCCGTCGTCTCGGCACGCCAAAAGCCCTCGGGCATGTGGAGTTGTTCAGCGGGTCATCCACGGCGATTCTGCTGCGGCACATGGCGCCGTTGGCCGAAAGTGATATAGCGATTTTGCAGGGGTTCTGTGAAGCTCATGACGCGCAACTCTGGTTGCACGGCGAGGAGGGGCCACAACCTTTTGATCCGTCCCAGACGTTGGGTTACCACTTGGCGCCGTGGGATTTGCGGCTCGCCTACCGTCCCGGCGACTTCGTGCAGGTCAATGAAGCGGTCAACACCGCCATGATTGAGCAAGCGCTGGAGTGGTTGGCGCCGCGTGAAGACGAACGAGTGCTGGACTTGTTCTGCGGGCTTGGTAACTTCGCCCTGCCACTGGCACAACGCACGCGTGAGGTGGTGGCAATCGAGGGCGTTGCGACGATGGTCGAGCGCGCTGCCGGGAACGCAGCCAGCAACAATCTGCACAATGTGAAGTTCTACCAGGCGGACCTTTCTCAGCCGCTCGACAAGGCTGAATGGGCCACAGAAGGTTTTTCTGCCGCGCTCCTCGATCCCCCGCGTGACGGCGCGTTCGAGGTGGTGGGCAAGCTCAAGTCTTTGGGCGCCGAAAGGTTGCTTTATGTGTCATGCAATCCGGCAACTTTGGCGCGTGATAGTGTCGAATTGATCCAACAGGGCTACCGATTAAAACGGGCCGGAATCCTCGATATGTTCCCGCAAACAGCGCATGTCGAGGCAATGGCGTTATTTGAAGCGAGTAAGTGA
- the cysM gene encoding cysteine synthase CysM, which translates to MTLQYQTIADCVGNTPLVRLQRMGGNTTNTLLLKLEGNNPAGSVKDRPALSMITRAELRGQIHAGDTLIEATSGNTGIALAMAAAIKGYKMILIMPDNSSAERKAAMTAYGAELILVSKEDGMEGARDQAERMQAEGRGKVLDQFANGDNPQAHYVGTGPEIWRQTDGTVTHFVSSMGTTGTIMGTSRYLKEQNPAIQIVGLQPMDGASIPGIRRWPQEYLPKIYQADRVDRIMDMAQQEAEDVMRRLAREEGVFCGVSSGGSVAGMLRLSQEVENAVIVAIICDRGDRYLSTGVYDAPN; encoded by the coding sequence ATGACCCTGCAGTATCAAACCATCGCCGATTGCGTCGGCAACACACCGCTGGTGCGTCTGCAACGCATGGGCGGGAACACCACCAACACTCTGCTCTTGAAGCTCGAAGGCAATAACCCGGCCGGGTCCGTCAAGGATCGTCCGGCGCTGTCGATGATTACCCGAGCAGAGCTGCGCGGTCAGATTCACGCTGGCGACACGCTGATCGAAGCCACATCGGGTAATACCGGCATCGCCCTGGCCATGGCTGCGGCGATCAAGGGCTACAAAATGATCCTGATCATGCCGGACAACTCCAGCGCTGAGCGCAAGGCGGCGATGACCGCGTATGGCGCCGAGCTGATTCTGGTCAGCAAGGAAGACGGCATGGAAGGCGCTCGTGATCAGGCCGAGCGTATGCAGGCTGAAGGTCGCGGCAAGGTGCTCGATCAGTTCGCCAACGGCGACAACCCGCAAGCGCATTACGTCGGCACCGGCCCGGAAATCTGGCGGCAGACCGACGGCACCGTCACTCACTTCGTCAGCTCTATGGGCACCACGGGGACCATCATGGGCACCTCGCGCTACCTCAAGGAGCAAAATCCCGCTATTCAGATCGTCGGCCTGCAACCCATGGATGGCGCTTCTATTCCGGGTATTCGCCGCTGGCCGCAGGAATACCTGCCGAAGATTTATCAGGCCGACCGCGTCGACCGCATCATGGACATGGCCCAGCAAGAGGCTGAGGACGTGATGCGTCGACTGGCTCGTGAAGAAGGTGTTTTCTGTGGCGTCTCATCAGGCGGTTCAGTCGCCGGGATGTTGCGTTTGTCCCAGGAAGTCGAAAACGCGGTGATAGTCGCGATCATTTGTGACCGCGGCGACCGTTACCTGTCGACCGGCGTCTACGACGCGCCCAACTGA